One Vespa crabro chromosome 1, iyVesCrab1.2, whole genome shotgun sequence genomic region harbors:
- the LOC124429471 gene encoding putative gustatory receptor 28b: MLYYSSLYATKTGDIICELYEPSTSKEFRAEIRDFTLQLIQNPLTFTTCGFFYLDHTLIRNVISSVTTYLIILIQVGNVPQQVFIEDLNLSAKSEV, translated from the exons atgttatattattcttctttatatgCGACTAAAACCGGAGACATCATCTGTGAATTGTATGAACCATCAACCAGCAAGGAATTTCGTGCTGAG ATTCGTGACTTCACTCTACAACTTATTCAAAATCCATTGACTTTTACAACCTGCggttttttttatctcgacCATACATTGATACGTAAT gtGATCAGTTCCGTCACAACTTATCTCATTATTCTCATTCAAGTTGGAAACGTACCACAACAAGTTTTTATTGAAGATTTAAATTTATCGGCTAAATCAGAGGTTTGA
- the LOC124425682 gene encoding protein KRI1 homolog, producing MTMPTLFIGDNSDSDKELKVNTDYAQNYDNFRKKEELNKLKTKYGVDLNTAVSLDEEEAESDSSSSSSEEDSEGDKLNEQFDKEFYRTLARLKKKDPLIYDKKTTFFNNVEDQANEAEKNEEKKKKKKEKVMFLRDYERKIITEREGKYSDTEDEIEIEQKKDPTYTEEERLLKESFKKAFNDEDEDEDTELLKPKEKSETEKQQEEEAYKEWLKGQQKDIDPKEQEEFKSLRDFWTDPKLDPNEKFLRDYVLNQKFLNKESSIEDLNYNEMVHDSDENLSEDENQINKQEEFEHKYNFRFEEPDQEFIKRYPRTMESSLRKKDTRRAQKRVELKKRKQEEKIRKKEELKQLKALKRKEIEEKIEKLKEITGNDDIHFNDIDLEGDFDPAEHDRKMTEIFDEEYYAVPEDDIKPEFPDIDEELGVDKNWDDFDPHVDEIVDNEYDTPHCEDPDFNMDADYDGTQNFQSELVEGTKKKKRRRRTRFAEIIAKEKPKFDPMKHPSYEEYFDQYYGLDYEDVIGDLPCRFKYRKVVPNDYGLTVEEILTADDKELNKWCSLKKALQYKPEHVEQTHVKEYQRKAQNEALKRKILKSLYAPEEPEVSNESDETKTNETKTKRRRKKKNSIISNNVTPNNIHSEDIKNNNDDTVQILVNENVETKEITKVLHEDENTTVTNITESKNNKKRKRKKKEHSNEIESKKIKTNDTVYNNLIKDIKNVQQNAVEKMEIDSKIDKKHVEKTVSNVKTISNEFNSNKKHTIQKTKKFKIGKKKFKKNKQDEANSQIAALDASRLKMYGINAKKLKNKLKYGKQKL from the exons atgACAATGCCAACATTGTTTATTGGTGATAATTCCGACTCTGATAAAGAGTTAAAAGTAAATACGGATTATGCTcagaattatgataattttcgtaaaaaggaagaacttaATAAGT TGAAAACAAAGTATGGTGTAGATTTGAATACTGCTGTAAGtttagatgaagaagaagcagaatcCGATTCTAGTTCTAGTTCTTCTGAAGAAGATAGCGAAGGAGAT aaattaaatgaacaaTTCGATAAAGAATTCTATAGAACGTTAGctcgtttaaagaaaaaagatcctcttatatatgataaaaagacaacattttttaataacgtaGAAGATCAAGCAAATGaagcagaaaaaaatgaagaaaagaaaaagaagaaaaaagaaaaagttatgtTTCTAAGAGACTATGAACGTAAAATCATAactgaaagagaaggaaaatacaGTGATACTGAAGATGAAATTGAGATAGAACAGAAGAAAGATCCAACATATACAGAGGAGGAACGTTTACTTAAAGAAAGTTTTAAGAAAGCATTtaatgatgaagatgaagatgaagatacTGAGCTCTTAAAgccaaaggaaaaaagtgaaaCAGAGAAACAGCag GAAGAAGAAGCTTATAAAGAATGGTTAAAAGGACAACAAAAGGATATTGATCctaaagaacaagaagaatttAAATCATTGCGTGATTTTTGGACTGATCCTAAATTAGATCCAAATGAAAAGTTTTTACGAGATTATGTGCTTAatcagaaatttttaaataaagaatctTCTATTgaagatttaaattataatgaaatggTTCATGACAGTGATGAAAATTTGTCAGAAGatgaaaatcaaataaataagcaAGAAGAATttgaacataaatataattttaggtTTGAAGAACCTGAtcaagaatttattaaaag gtaTCCACGGACAATGGAAAGCtcacttagaaaaaaagatactcGCAGAGCACAAAAGAGAgtagaattgaaaaaaagaaaacaagaagaaaaaatacgtaAGAAGGAGGAATTGAAACAATTAAAGgcattaaaaaggaaagaaatagaagagaaaatagaaaaacttaaagaaataacag GAAATGATGATATACATTTTAATGATATCGATTTGGAAGGAGATTTTGATCCAGCAGAACATGATCGAAAGATGACAGAAATTTTTGATGAAGAATATTATGCTGTACCAGAAGATGATATAAAGCCTGAATTTCCAGATATTGATGAAGAATTAGGGGTTGATAAAAATTGGGACGATTTTGATCCCCATGTCGATGAAATTGTTGATAATGAATACGATACACCACATTGTGAAGATCCAGACTTCAAT ATGGACGCAGATTACGATGGGACACAGAACTTTCAATCAGAATTAGTGGAagggacgaaaaagaaaaaacgaagaagacgtACTAGATTTGCTGAAATTAtagcaaaagaaaaaccaaaattTGATCCAATGAAACATCCATCCTATGAGGAATACTTTGATCAGTATTATGGATTAGATTATGAGGATGTAATTGGTGATTTACCATGTAGATTTAAATATAGGAAAGTTGTTCCAAATGATTATGGTTTAACAGTTGAAGAG atattaacggCTGATGATAAAGAATTAAACAAATGGTGTTCATTGAAAAAAGCTTTACAGTATAAGCCTGAACACGTAGAACAAACGCATGTCAAGGAATATCAGCGAAAGGCTCAGAATGAGGCACTAAAACGAAAAATACTTAAAAGTTTATATGC tcCTGAAGAGCCCGAAGTATCTAATGAAAGTGATGAAacaaaaacgaacgaaacaaaaacgaaacgtcgacgtaaaaagaagaattctaTTATATCTAACAATGTTACAcctaataatattcattcggaagatataaaaaataataatgacgatactgTTCAAATATTAGTTAACGAAAATgtggaaacgaaagaaattacGAAAGTATTACATGAAGATGAAAATACGACAGTTACCAATATTACagaatcgaaaaataataaaaagcgaaagcgaaagaaaaaagaacattccaatgaaattgaatccaagaaaataaaaacaaacgataccgtttacaataatttaataaaagatattaaaaatgttcaaCAGAATGCTGtcgaaaaaatggaaatagatTCGAAGATCGATAAGAAACACGTTGAAAAAACGGTATCAAATGTAAAGACAATttctaatgaatttaattcgaataaaaaacatactattcagaaaacaaagaaattcaaaataggtaaaaagaaatttaaaaagaataaacaagaCGAGGCAAATAGTCAAATAGCTGCATTGGATGCATCTAGATTGAAAATGTATGGAATAAAtgcgaagaaattaaaaaacaaattaaaatatggaaaacagaaattataa